The genomic interval AAACTGAGTATGCTCAAGTTTTCCAGATTAAGGTTGCTGCACATCTTCCGTTAACACATCGCAGATTAACGGCGTTTTGCTTTATTTCTCGTCTTCTGGATGGCGAAGCCTTATGAGTTCAGTCCATCAGTCGCGATACTGTGACATGAACTCCTCATGGAATTCCCTGAAGCGGGAGATCATCGAAGGTATCTTCTCCTCCTGCGGCAGGATCGTGCATCTCACGTGCCATGTCCCTGCAACCTTTCACAAAGGACCAAACTTGAGTGGTCAGGAATTCAGAATTGCAGGTGAACAGATAACATCCGATGATCTGAAATGGTAGAAAAAACGGTTGCTATctgttattgtttttttttaattggtgCTATCTGTTCTTGTAGAACGAGACTACTACTTGTAGAGCgagactactactactaccagacTCTTCAGGAATATAGATTGTGCTGCGTGAGCTTCAGCCGTTCCCCAAAACAGTTCACTTATCATTCTGTGGGATTCAGACAGCACATATCACTATGGTTCAAAGATCAAGAGTAGAAAGTAGCTCACTTGTCCAAAACCAGATCCAGGAGTCACAACGATGCCGGTGGTATCAAGAAGACGTAGAGCGTAGAATACATCAGGTGCTTTGTTGACAGCCCTGGCAGCCTCAATTGCCTTCTGTGGTAGATAAATCCGTGGGAACAGATACATCGCCCCTTCCGTCTTGTTGCATGTAATTCCATCAATACTGTTAAATGCAGACTCCATTGCCTATGATCCAGATTCCAGACAAAATGATGTCTTAGCTCAAGTGTCTGCATAGATAGCAAGAAGTGAATCTGTTAAAAGTAAACTCCACACACCTTTGCACGACGAGATAAAGATTTTAGGATGTTGTCTTTCTCTTCCTCGTAGAGGTCATAAGATGCGTCCCCAGCCTGCACAATATGCATGGTCTCTCTGTGTTATGAATCTAGTGTATATTGGTAATTACATTTCGTGTAAGGACAGATATGTTATTGCACCTTTGGTGGATCCATTATGAGGCTCGCAAGGATCTGGCCGGTGATATTTGAACACAAGTTAACAGATGCAATTTTGTAGAGTTGTTCTCTAACTGGAGTGCTGAAGCCAGTGACCTCCATGTAACCGCCTCTCTTGCCACACTCTCCGTAATATCCTGATGGCAggcaaaaaaatatctatgtgGTAAGGAGTTACAATGTACTTGGAGAAAGAAAGGCGGATGATGGGATTTCACCTTTAGAAACAGAATGCAATGATACTAATTGTAAATCGTCTCCATTGTATCCCATGGATCTTGCTATCTTCTTGAAAGAGTTGATCTTCTTGTTGGTAACATA from Oryza glaberrima chromosome 3, OglaRS2, whole genome shotgun sequence carries:
- the LOC127768638 gene encoding alanine aminotransferase 2-like isoform X4, which codes for MLFQYLRVMLQVLALCNHPNLLEREEIKSLFSTDAIARAKKILSMIPGRATGAYSHSQGIKGLRDEIAAGIASRDGFPANADDIFLTNGASPGVHMMMQLLIRNNRDGIMCPIPQYSLYSASLALHGGALVPYYLDESSGWGLEVSKLKNQLEDARSKGITVRALVVINPGNPTGQILDEQQQYELVKFCKDEELVLLADEVYQENIYVTNKKINSFKKIARSMGYNGDDLQLVSLHSVSKGYYGECGKRGGYMEVTGFSTPVREQLYKIASVNLCSNITGQILASLIMDPPKAGDASYDLYEEEKDNILKSLSRRAKAMESAFNSIDGITCNKTEGAMYLFPRIYLPQKAIEAARAVNKAPDVFYALRLLDTTGIVVTPGSGFGQVAGTWHVRCTILPQEEKIPSMISRFREFHEEFMSQYRD